One Heteronotia binoei isolate CCM8104 ecotype False Entrance Well chromosome 10, APGP_CSIRO_Hbin_v1, whole genome shotgun sequence genomic region harbors:
- the TMEM158 gene encoding transmembrane protein 158 — translation MLWPLLPALLAAFAPSLPCCCQGWPSPSGPAAKEPPPPPSLNSSSPPLAGAGPRAPSGMPPPAVPSPGPPRLAPQQQQQQPREEPACNISVQRQMLSSLLVRWSPLGFQCDLVLFSTSSGPGGRAFFSAAFHRVGPPPLLIEHVGLAAGGVQQDLRLCVGCSWARGRRVGRLRPGASSAAFFASSSSSLPEPGQPWQQGERLQFCCLDFSLEELKGDPGWRMNRKPIESTLVACFMTLVIIVWSVAALIWPVPIIAGFLPNGMEQRRSAAAAAAASGSASGGTAALAK, via the coding sequence ATGCTCTGGCCGCTGCTGCCGGCGCTGCTGGCGGCGTTCGCGCCCTCCTTGCCCTGCTGCTGCCAAGGCTGGCCTTCCCCCTCGGGGCCAGCCGCGaaggagccgccgccgccgcccagcCTCAACTCTTCCTCCCCGCCCTTGGCAGGGGCCGGCCCTCGGGCTCCAAGCGGCATGCCGCCGCCGGCCGTTCCCTCGCCCGGGCCGCCCCGCCTGgcgcctcagcagcagcagcagcaaccccGCGAGGAGCCGGCGTGCAACATCAGCGTGCAGCGGCAGATGCTGAGCTCGCTGCTGGTGCGCTGGAGCCCGCTGGGCTTCCAGTGCGACCTCGTGCTCTTCTCCACCAGCAGCGGGCCGGGCGGGCGCGCCTTTTTCTCGGCCGCCTTCCACCGCGTGGGCCCGCCGCCGCTCCTCATCGAACACGTCGGGCTGGCGGCCGGCGGCGTCCAGCAGGACCTGCGCCTCTGCGTGGGCTGCAGCTGGGCGCGGGGCAGGCGCGTGGGCCGCCTCCGCCCGGGGGCCTCCTCGGCCGCCTTCTTCGCCTCTTCGTCGTCGTCCCTGCCCGAGCCCGGGCAGCCGTGGCAGCAGGGCGAGCGGCTCCAGTTCTGCTGCCTGGATTTCAGCCTGGAGGAGCTCAAGGGGGACCCCGGCTGGAGGATGAACCGCAAGCCCATCGAGTCCACTTTGGTGGCCTGCTTCATGACTCTGGTCATCATCGTGTGGAGCGTGGCCGCCCTCATCTGGCCGGTGCCCATCATCGCCGGCTTCTTGCCCAACGGCATGGAGCAGCGCAGAAGCGccgccgcagccgccgccgcctccgggaGCGCATCTGGAGGAACAGCTGCTCTGGCCAAATAA